A window of the Brassica napus cultivar Da-Ae chromosome C5, Da-Ae, whole genome shotgun sequence genome harbors these coding sequences:
- the LOC106362948 gene encoding uncharacterized protein At4g04775-like has translation MSNESGNSSGVSSARARGRVVGVPKRCWCGELVIPLMSKSTANPNRRYFRCAFAVEKKLSNDNPAYKWVDEALLDEVEALSFRIGRLEQTFLSEHVEEERKKFEVFELKPVFRA, from the exons ATGAGTAATGAATCTGGAAATTCGAGTGGAGTCTCTAGCGCTCGAGCAAGAGGTCGCGTTGTTGGTGTGCCGAAGAGATGCTGGTGTGGAGAATTAGTTATCCCCTTGATGTCGAAGTCAACCGCAAATCCTAACAGGAGATACTTTCGGTGTGCTTTTGCGGTGGAGAAAAAG CTGAGTAATGATAATCCCGCTTACAAATGGGTTGATGAGGCATTGTTGGATGAGGTTGAAGCATTGTCATTTAGGATAGGGAGACTTGAACAAACATTTCTTTCTGAGCATGTGgaagaagagaggaagaaaTTTGAAGTGTTTGAATTGAA ACCTGTTTTCAGAGCATAG